The Calypte anna isolate BGI_N300 chromosome 1, bCalAnn1_v1.p, whole genome shotgun sequence region ggaatgggctgcccagggaagtagtggattctccatccctggagatatttaaaaagagactggatgtggcactcagtgccatggtctggtaactgcagcggtggtggatcaagggttggacttgatgatctctgaggtcccttccaacccagccagttctatgattctacgattctatgatttttatcaCCAGTGAATTTCAATGGAGAGATACACGTTGCTGGATAAGAGCCTAAAATATCAGCTTAAGCTGCAAATGACAACCAGGGCTCCATgacataaaaaaacctgtgttCATTGTAGGTCCTGGATTGACAAGACATTAAGAAGTTGTCAAAGGTTATATCAAAAATACAGAGCCCATTTAAAGCAAGTTGTTAAGGGAAACTGGCTTTGCATTCAATATACTCTCTCAACACCCataaaaggaaggggaaataaaagttGTGTATGTTGCTTCATTGCAGCCTACACCTTGAAAATTTCTATTGCCAGAGAATTTTAgggctaggaaaaaaaatttccatttagGTCTAATAGTAAAAATTACCCCATGActgtgtattaaaaataatgataacTGGAAACATCATATGAATGGAAAGTCAGTTAAAGTTGCTGGATTtgtttgcagagcagctgtgtttgAAGTAGACAgctggaactggaaaaaaaataaccatgaaTATAGGTACAATGGTCATGGTGTCATGAGTAACTTTTTATAATTTTGGTTTGCTTCTTGACTTTTATGTTGAATACAGCTTGTACGGTCTCCAGAGCAGATGTTTTCTGAGAAGCATTTATGCAGATGCTTCTGATACAGAGAGAGAACTGTATGTAGATCTTAGCTGGATGCAGAAAAAGCTGGAGGAGTTCCTTATgttaaaaggagaaagagggagcTAGACCTCTGCTGATTTAAGACTGTCAACAGCTCTCTGTCCTCTCTTTGCCTTCTCCACAGCTCACCTAATTTCTGATGTGCAGGGATACTCCTTGGAGCCCTTTGACTCTGTTTTCAAAGAGAATTAAGGAGCATCAAAACCACAAATCCTCTTGAGCTTGGATTCTGACCATTTGGCAGGCCTGGTACTTCAGGTCTGTCCTATGTTTCACCTGACTTAGTGCCCTGCTTACTCTGACAACagtacacatgcacacagaggCAAAGCACTGGGGTAAAAAGCACAGATAATAACTTGTTCTGCTGCAAATCTTGTCCTTCCCACTTTGCTATCCAGGCAGTGATTGTTACAAAACTTGCTGGAGATGAACTGTTGAGACCTTGTCTCCTCTGTTAGATGTGAGAGGAATAGGTCAGTGTGTTCAACCAGATGCACAAATTAAAACTGGCAAAGGTGAGCAAATGTGGAGTCCGAGAAGTTGAGAAAACTGGCCCAAGAGTTTTCAAAGATAGGTCTCATCTACTTTGAAGAGAGGAGCTTTGGGAACCCTGTTTCCAAGAGATACTGGGATCCTTTTCTGCATCATGGGAATCTGCACGCTACATTCCCATGCAAGGGTTTTTGAAGAGGGAAATACACACAGCAAAACTGCTTTTGATGAGAGCACTGCGAAATACCATAAACACTCCTGACAGTATATTTTCAAGTATCCAGGTAAATCCAGTTTTAGATGAAGAAGATACTCAGTTGATGTGCCCTTGTTTCTACAAAGTCCCACTTAAATCACTGAATGCACAAGAAGCACAATTTGGGTTGTGCTCAAGTTTAAGAGATTGCCTAGAGCTGTTCATTTTCTTGTactttccagtaaaaaaaatcagatgaacacttactaaaacaaacaaagccattATTTTAGTAAAGGTAAAGACTATCATTTACATGTTACAAAAGGTGCTCTTTTATAAACAGAATTATCATCCTGCAGACACAATAGTATAGTAACATCCCACTTTGCCAAGAGATTCCAGTATGACACAGtaattcaaaagaaagaaagtaagTTTATTGGACGCCAACATTTCTTAGTCAAGATCTaagtaaagaaaacacacagtAGAAAAAGTTGTACAAAGCAGCAATGGATTTACATTACAATAAAGAAAAGTTACCCTAAGCTATTAAGTCTCAGACCTAAAAAAAGTAGAAACCCCATCCTTAATTAAAATTCAACACTGGTGTATTGAACTGATATACAATGACTATAAGGTATACAGGATTATAAAACCAGcttcttttgtcttccttctaTAATCCTTTAAAATGACAAGTGATTTTGTGTAAACCAATTGGAAAATTCTAGAGCAAATATACTGGATAATTCCAATTTCTAAAAACTGTAGGAAACTATTTTCCTGTACCCAAGCACTAATAGTGatcccattttccttctttttaaaaagggacaCTGTCAAGAATAAGCCTTGAAAAGAGTACTTTGTATGTATCTTCCATGTTACATTGCAAAAGAGTTTGCTCTGGTTTTATGCACATATTTTAATCAAAGATGCTGCTTCAGTAGTGGGAAGCTTGTGCCTTTAAAAGGTACTGTGTATCACTGGAAAAACTGGAGAGGGAAAAATGGATTTAATCCTTTATTCTGGAATAGAGAAAAACAACATGAGAAATAAGCTCATCCCAcagaattcagattttttagGCATCCTAGCAACAACTGAGGATGCCCTTAATAGGCATTTCAATGCCCAAGCAGCTCCACTGTTATGACtcaattaatgttttaaaattctttgattttattaatATCAAGTATTCTTAATACAGATAAGTAGATTTACTGCATACAACCTTTCTCTTGATAGTGTCCCTTTGTGCACAATAGTTATAGTACAGTTTTTCACAAgtcattttaaataaacaagaatcaatgacattaaaaaatactctCAGGCTGTGTTcagcaaaaacaacaacaaaaaaagattttaacaCTGATTCATTAacagcaatatttaaaaaacccaaacccgaagcttgctttgatttttatctAAATCTTCTGGTAGGAAAATGTAAACAATTTTGTTGAACAGTATAGGCACATGCCAGATTACAGGCTCATGCCATGTATTTGCACCCTCACTATTAGTGCCAAGAAGGTAGGCAGAGTCTGTCCTTATCCCGTTTGAGGAACTTCTAGTTTTATCACTGGAAGCTTGGAATAAAAACAGAGTACATGTCGCTTAAGACCAAACCCGCGTGTCCtatttggggtggggggagaacAAACGAACAAGATCATACAAAAAATCTACTGGATATCACTAGAAGGCTTGCCTGAACAGGAAATGCAGGAACAAGGCTCTTTCAGCTGCGTTTTGGTTCACTGATAAGGCTACATCTCCATTCTGAAATACACAAGACAAACTCTAGTGTaacctgctgcttcttcagcaggTGATATGCTCAGTTACTGTCACAGGGTGTTCCACTCCTCCCccttatcaaaaaaaaaaaaaaaaaaaaaaaaaaaagcacagataCAAGATAGAAGAAGTAGAAATGGTATTATTAACTCGTTCAcatcctttgtttttttaaaactacagatCTTTACCCTGGCTGTATAAGCAGGTTTTAGgtagaggaaaataaattttaacttttggttctaggacttaaaaaaaactttatgtatttttctgccACTGCTCACTTTCAATGGTTGACTGTGGTCCCAAATTAGCAAAGGATGTAAGcgtatgtttaaaaaaaattaagacttaTCTGAATGGAACATAACCATAGGCTTAGATGCTTTACCTACAcagaagtgaaaggaaaaaaagtcccaaactaaaatatatttcatggCTCAACCTTGCTCCTCTTAAATGCAGTGGGAGTTTCTACTGTACCTCCACTGAAGCAGGATAGTTGTCCAAGATTTTTCTGACAGGttataaaaataggaaaaaacaaataaacaaaaaattaaagattctAATCTATATATTAAAACATCTGCACATTCCTGTCacaaattttatgaaaaaaagcaaaacaccttTGTTATTTAACAAGACCTCTAACTTTGTGTCACTTTAGTACACAGctacaaaattaaacaaaatatgatgaaaacagattttttatCAATaaatttgccttttattttggCTGTGGCCAAACTAGACACTCTTCAAAAGACCTTTATTTATAAACAAGCAACTAACATTTTTCcataatttaacttttaaaacatatattAAAGTTATATAAGTGGAAGCATATTTATTCTGTATCCTCCAAAATAAACACTTCTATCAAGGGCTTTTTAAGATACTGTATAAAAGCTAATAGAAAACCAGAACTGCTATATAAACATCTCATATTTAAACTTCGGAGATTCTGAATTCCTTTACTAACCAGgaactgaataaaaaaaccacaccacagAACACACTCAAAGTTAAACCCCCCCAACAACTAGAGAAAAATTCAGAAGGAGGCTATTTAGGCCAAAAATATTATATGGATATTTTTATAATACATAGTATACTAGGAAAAAGGTCAAGGTTTCTTCAAAGAAGATGTACAAGCTTTTGATTTAAAGTGTATAGAATTTATCATCATATCACAGAGCAGAATCCCAGATGGAAGTTAGATGACTATGACACAGCCAAACTAGTTGCCATCATATTTTTAAGAGGCTACATTAAATTTTCATACTGTTATGTAGACGAATCACTGGTGAAAACCTTCTGAAAACAATTGGTGAACCATTTTACAAGAGCATTTTCATAGTTTGTCTGCACagatttcttaaataaatttaGGGGATACTTAGCAAAGCtttatgtttttctgattttattaaaCAACGTTCAGTGCAATAAACATTTAGTTTTGAAATTGTAAATGGGTGGAAAACAATGGTGGTACAGTGGATTCACTGAGAATGATCTAATTCTGTGTGAGCCTAACTAATGACACCCACCCTCAGGAGTTACACTTCAACCTAATTTTGCTAAAACTTAGTGTCAATTTGCAATTCTTTTTACTTTCAAGTTTGGGATGCTGGCAAAAAATTTAATGGTTACATATACAATTAAAGCCTCACTCCTGATCCCCCTGAAACTGGTGGTCAGactcctgctgctttccatgGAGAGAGACAGAGCTCTGACTAGATAAGTGTGGAATGCAATCCACCTCTTCCAACACCCCTGATGTAAAGTTGGTCAGGATCACAAATACTGTTTGCATCATTTATGTTCACTTTAATCCAAAACCACTCCATTAAGTTTAAATTCTAGCAGAATTTTTCACTGTTAATTTACCACCGACTTCTtggtaaatatttcatttacttacagaataattttggaCCCTTACTATAGTTTCTGGTAAATATCAATGATACTACTTACACTAAATGCTCAAGTTGTGATTTGAGGTAAAATAATGGAACTGCATGGAATACCTGCAGCCCATTGTTACCAGGATTTtcaaaaaattagaaaattgcAACACAGTACCACAAATGATAGAAAGCggcagaaagaaatattctatGCATTGCATTCATAAAATGCAGTGATTGTAGTgtgatgttttttcctctgctttgagcTGGATATGTATGCTTAATACACATTTCAAATACATACTTCTTCATTTATACAGATgtctatataaatatttacactttcagttttaacaaaaaaactttGTACTCACGGCCAAACTTCTTATTGTGTGTAGGAACACAACTCATCTTCTGTCCCTTaatgagctttcttttttttttttatttaatagttATACATTCCTTTGTAGTTAGAATTACAAACAGTTGTACAAATAGTGGAAACAAAACTATGAAACTTGTCTAGCTTCCATTCAATCTTAGTTCATGTTATAAACAGTACCATTTGCATTATGATAGCTGTTAATACAATGACTTTAGCTACCAAAGCATCTAGAGTAAATTAGTCTTTGGGACATTATATAAAGCAAAGTACCCTCTCCCTCAATTTTCCTTAGAAACTAATAATTAAATGGCTGAAAGCAGGCTTGCTgctaatttttatataaaaatcttAATAATATTGCTGTGTTTAGACTTTTTTAATTTGCACAAGTTCCATATAACaacaaaacaattctatgtTCCCTTAAAATATCAAACATTCGTATCTAACAACACCAGGATTACTTAAACTTGAGGTTTATTTGTTATTGCTAAAGGTTTATAAGACCTGTATCTAGACACCCCATCCACTTCCACCCTAGCTGCAAGTGCATGGCAACTATTTATATGGAGCTTGTGTGTTcgtttctttaaaaaaaaaaaaaaaagttggttaCAGTATTTCACTACTATAAACTCACAGTTAGAATCCAAattgttgttgctttttcatttaatatataatttcaTATATAATACACACGCACACACCAACATCACAGGATGAAGATCCATGCATACAATCCAGATGTGATCGTATTTCagtgttaaaagaaataaaaattattctgttacTGTTAGATCCCAGAccacagaattttaaattattctgctttcAACCTACTAACCAAGTTAGTTTACCTTATTCTTCAAATCCAGGCATCATCACCAACACTGAATTTGCCATTGTTGTTTCGATCCTCTTAAGTTTTTTACTTTATATGGCATACATCTGAGATCCTGAACACAGCCTCCACTGAACCAGCTTCTTAAGGTACGCATTAAAGCTAATTGTGTGTCTGTTCATGACTCCAAAGACTAAAAGCTGTCTTGAAAGTCCTATGACACAGTTTACACATGTATTGTCTTTTGAATGTGATTGCTGAGAGTGGTGGAGCATGATAAAAGAGTGTATCTGACTCCTGCGGTACAAATAACTTTTCAGTAGTAGTGGAGCTTTCAGACAAGCCTGTTGGACTATCAGGCTCCAAAGGCTGGATTTTGGGGAGAGGTGGGGGCGGAGGTAAgggtggtggtgatggagaATTAGCTGGTGGACATATGTCAGGCTCCTTATTTGTGGattcctctgcagcctgagaCATATGGGACTGGAAATGACTCCAGAGACGGAAATTGGTTCGGAAGGCCTTGTTACACACGTGACAAATGAATGGCTTCACGGAGCACAACAGCTCTTGGTGACGCTCCAGCTGCTTGCGTAGAGTGAAAATCTTGCCACACTTTTCACAGGGCCACAAACCAGCATCTTTGTTGGAGACTACTTCCTTAGGTTCTCTGCTAGTTTCAGTGGCCTCATCCTCTATGTCGTCTGCAGGCTCTTCTTTGATCTGAATTTTAAACTGCTTGGAAACACTTAGGTCTTCGGGTAGGCATGAGGAATCTTCAGAATCGAAATTGATTTGCTCCGATGAGTCACTGAACACGCCATCTTCCTTTGCAGCAACAAAATTGTTCATTTTATTGGATTCTGACTGAGCAGGCAATCTGGATGAACTAGTTATTTCTCCGTTGTGATCCCGGATAGGCAAAGAAAAGTTCTCTGATGGAGCCATCGTGTTTTGATTGTGAACCTCAACTTGATGACGCCATATACTGAAGGATGATTTAAAGGTACGCATGCACTCAAGACAAGTAAGCTTCTTGTATTCACACTTGCTTTCATGTTCGTGCTTCAGCTCTGGAGAAGAGAATCTAAGGCTGCAGTAGGGACAGAGAGTAGCATTTCTACACAGTCGCTCATGATTTCCCTGCTCAATAAGTGAAGAGAGCTTAGCATTGCAGAGACTGCACTGAAAAACCTCTTTGTTTTCTACTGGACTTTCAACATGAACATGATCTTTCTGCTTAGGAGCCTTATTTCCTCCAATTGGTTTCTCCCCTGGGTGCATTTTTATGTGCTGTTTAAACTGCGAGAGGAAACGATAAGCTTTCCCACAGTAGGAACAGATATAGGCTCCTTTGGTTCTCGACCTCAAATTCCTTTTGATGACTTGTTGTGCTTGTGAAGCAGACTGTCCCTGGAAGCCTTGCTTGCCACGTCTTAGTTTAACGATCAgagcttttttaatttccctctcTCTTACTATATCAATCAATTTTCTTTGGAATTTTTCATCCAAAACTGCATGCGAACTGGAAGCTGGTGATGGATTCTTCACAATTCCATGTTGTGTCTGGCAGTGCGTCCACACTTTGAAATTTGTGTGAAATCTCTTGTGGCATATATCACAAGCGTAGGGTTTCTCTGGATTATGATACATGTTAACATGACGATGAAGACCTGCTGTTGATCTGAAAATTTTAAGGCAGTgcttacatttaaattttttatttggtcTTGCTTCTTCCATCTCACTGTATTCATCTTTACTGACATCAGAATCAGGAAAATCAGCATCAAGGTGCGGAGGGCTTGAGCCTTCCTCGAAGTTCTCTTCTGACCCAGGAGAACCCTGCTCATCTGCCTTCAGTTTCTTAAACGGTAATCTTCTATCAGCTT contains the following coding sequences:
- the ZBTB21 gene encoding zinc finger and BTB domain-containing protein 21 isoform X1, whose amino-acid sequence is MTSNSRWMESRRWRRRARANPERRRRGGQQGGRGRRRKGSIRIMEGLLHYINPAHAISLLSALNEERLKGQLCDVVLIVGDQKFRAHKNILAASSEYFQTLFTNKENESQSVFQLDFCEPDAFDNVLNYIYSSSLFIEKGSLAAVQELGYSLGISFLTNIVSKSPQAPFPACPIKKILYQDEDESSSQKRSVIVCQNRTEAQGKSVNQTQHDLSHISKPSPSVAFKTSSRPQVTKPTETLHNLTLTERRWLKESPVSYTKLHETSGTVEDQTRVGLVKRNTILPQMPLAEKEIASDEPGSSGQLLRGKTAEMSLKRPRPPVLSLHGASESTFLLREAGRGNGQGEDRNLLYYSKLGLVIPSSGSSPANQSIDRSGPLVKSLLRRSLSMDSQVPIYSPSVDLKPSQVSSSSSPGTNDSQKTFNVVSQKSSLKESSEKLVVDEKPQVIHPHRLRSFSASQTTDKEVASPLTEVRIKTEPSSPLSDPAEIIRVTVGDASASTNKDFPFKTEDDHKEPNRLPAKRRFQADRRLPFKKLKADEQGSPGSEENFEEGSSPPHLDADFPDSDVSKDEYSEMEEARPNKKFKCKHCLKIFRSTAGLHRHVNMYHNPEKPYACDICHKRFHTNFKVWTHCQTQHGIVKNPSPASSSHAVLDEKFQRKLIDIVREREIKKALIVKLRRGKQGFQGQSASQAQQVIKRNLRSRTKGAYICSYCGKAYRFLSQFKQHIKMHPGEKPIGGNKAPKQKDHVHVESPVENKEVFQCSLCNAKLSSLIEQGNHERLCRNATLCPYCSLRFSSPELKHEHESKCEYKKLTCLECMRTFKSSFSIWRHQVEVHNQNTMAPSENFSLPIRDHNGEITSSSRLPAQSESNKMNNFVAAKEDGVFSDSSEQINFDSEDSSCLPEDLSVSKQFKIQIKEEPADDIEDEATETSREPKEVVSNKDAGLWPCEKCGKIFTLRKQLERHQELLCSVKPFICHVCNKAFRTNFRLWSHFQSHMSQAAEESTNKEPDICPPANSPSPPPLPPPPPLPKIQPLEPDSPTGLSESSTTTEKLFVPQESDTLFYHAPPLSAITFKRQYMCKLCHRTFKTAFSLWSHEQTHN
- the ZBTB21 gene encoding zinc finger and BTB domain-containing protein 21 isoform X2, whose amino-acid sequence is MEGLLHYINPAHAISLLSALNEERLKGQLCDVVLIVGDQKFRAHKNILAASSEYFQTLFTNKENESQSVFQLDFCEPDAFDNVLNYIYSSSLFIEKGSLAAVQELGYSLGISFLTNIVSKSPQAPFPACPIKKILYQDEDESSSQKRSVIVCQNRTEAQGKSVNQTQHDLSHISKPSPSVAFKTSSRPQVTKPTETLHNLTLTERRWLKESPVSYTKLHETSGTVEDQTRVGLVKRNTILPQMPLAEKEIASDEPGSSGQLLRGKTAEMSLKRPRPPVLSLHGASESTFLLREAGRGNGQGEDRNLLYYSKLGLVIPSSGSSPANQSIDRSGPLVKSLLRRSLSMDSQVPIYSPSVDLKPSQVSSSSSPGTNDSQKTFNVVSQKSSLKESSEKLVVDEKPQVIHPHRLRSFSASQTTDKEVASPLTEVRIKTEPSSPLSDPAEIIRVTVGDASASTNKDFPFKTEDDHKEPNRLPAKRRFQADRRLPFKKLKADEQGSPGSEENFEEGSSPPHLDADFPDSDVSKDEYSEMEEARPNKKFKCKHCLKIFRSTAGLHRHVNMYHNPEKPYACDICHKRFHTNFKVWTHCQTQHGIVKNPSPASSSHAVLDEKFQRKLIDIVREREIKKALIVKLRRGKQGFQGQSASQAQQVIKRNLRSRTKGAYICSYCGKAYRFLSQFKQHIKMHPGEKPIGGNKAPKQKDHVHVESPVENKEVFQCSLCNAKLSSLIEQGNHERLCRNATLCPYCSLRFSSPELKHEHESKCEYKKLTCLECMRTFKSSFSIWRHQVEVHNQNTMAPSENFSLPIRDHNGEITSSSRLPAQSESNKMNNFVAAKEDGVFSDSSEQINFDSEDSSCLPEDLSVSKQFKIQIKEEPADDIEDEATETSREPKEVVSNKDAGLWPCEKCGKIFTLRKQLERHQELLCSVKPFICHVCNKAFRTNFRLWSHFQSHMSQAAEESTNKEPDICPPANSPSPPPLPPPPPLPKIQPLEPDSPTGLSESSTTTEKLFVPQESDTLFYHAPPLSAITFKRQYMCKLCHRTFKTAFSLWSHEQTHN